The Oryza brachyantha chromosome 6, ObraRS2, whole genome shotgun sequence region TTAATCTAAGACcactctagtgcaggacctaattcttaaaaatgttggacgtgccagtcagtttgatcctgtaactgacaatatataacatggaaaacagttaaaccCGAAACCGCTATTGGACGGATAGCCGATAAcatcccaggaccctagccgatgaactagactatcggctttacaggaatttcaagATGATAGACgtaaatatgctcaatcggcCGAATCAAAACCATGATAAACACCAAGCAGACTGACcaataaattaatcttaaaagatcggatttaaccaagacagttttaagattaaccAGCTGATCGGACCGATCGGGTATTTATCGCACATGCAATCAGCAGGCTATAggagactaaacatggaatttaatATAAACTGGAATACTATACCAATCACTAGCATAAAACAACACTAATCAACTGCATACATGCTCGtgctagacctagaagatcggacgcaaccgagacagtacagatctaagtTAAACCATGCATGAAATCAATAAAGCAGTGCAACACACGAGTAACAGATATTAAACGAGCGTAGTCCACCAACTTATTCATTAATCTCAGTCGATCGAATAGATTCCTACAACCAGATTGAACTAAACAtgcatagatcagacctaaccaagacaatatgcgATCTAgaacaatataattataggaacaTGAAGATCGACGAACTTAATGAAGAAATTAACAGATTACTCGGGATagtgctggctagaactccaacGATAAGCCCTCATGAGCGCCCAAGCTAATTTGATAATGCAAACTAGGTTAACAAGATttatcggaccgaaccgagacagaatcaagttAACCAATTTCGTATTAACAGATCGAATGGAGGAACTcgcgaggacttgatcgagaactattGCTACTCTAAACCTATAATAGATCAAAGCAACAACATAACTAAGCTGGTCGATCAACTAGACagtagatcggacttaaccgagatagttctgttctagccgatcgacaggtttgacgaactagaacttacattgcgaagctgacaaactcCGCGCTGAAAgcccaagcaagtcgaagTAATTGGCAATGCGCTGAAGATGTGTGTTTGATCGATTTGatgatttacaaggaccccgggcatatatatttataccatcGGTTCTAACTAACCTGaccggataagaatccatATCGGTAACTAACTTATTACATTCAgactttaattaaatctaaaatcctaaacaaactctaagataaatCATAACTAATCTACACGGACTCGTGGCTGACACCGAATCTATCTTTAACCTCtcaggcccaatcggactccactCCTGGTCCGATTCGAACTCTATCGGTAGCATTCGTATCACCTTCAACTTCTTTCCTCAGCCGATACCCCTTTCtttgtccgattcggtcttttaACCACGTTTCAATCTGTAACagtaatttgccaaaatctggcgttaacatgtcccaaaaaaattttagatccaaAAATCACTCTCATCTCCAACAGTGACCAAATAGTTacttccaaaaactttttaaatgatCCACATTATCCCAAATGAGGcctatttttagttgtttcttcGAGGTCTTTCTTCAATAGTTTGATGCAGTTCAAGCACGTGTGTGCGTCAAGAAGTTGCGGCTACCAGGAACAATCGCCAACAGAAATTATCTGGATTTCATTCATTTCAATCTCTTGCTCTTTCTGCCCTGCTTGTTGGTGAAAAGGTAGTGCTAGTGTGGACGAGAATGAGATGAGGAAGCCTGAGATGTGTGTAGGTACGTGGTGGTGTCCGGAGGGACGATTGATGAAGATTTTGGTGCGATCACTAATTTCTCCCGCGTACCCAGCGATTGGGAGCATGGAGAACTTCCCTAAATTTGGTTCAGCTTGGAGCTAGTATTGAGCATGCAGGAATATTAGAATCCAAATTAGATATCTGTTGAAACGAGGATCTTTTGTTTAATTCTTTAAATTGGTCTTTAGAAATCCTTTTTAAACACTCTTGGAGATACTCTAAGGAGCAGTAGGACCGTGCCCCTTCGCGTGTCTATCCGTGGGATGGTTAGGCCATTCACAATAAAATCACGTGATGAATGGTCTCATCCCACCACTTACGAGAAATGATGCCgtgaaggaaagaaagagtCGTCCCGTAGAAGACACGAGTTGTCTCAGCACAGAGAGCATAGAGCCACAGCAAGATCACGTGTTGGAAGGAAGTGAAGCCCCACCATGAGCCCATGAGCTGATTGCCCCGCTCCCTCACGAGCTCGCCTTGATCTGTGTCGGTCTCATCTTGATCCGTCGGCTTCAGTGCTCACCGGCAGCAACGCCTCGATTGAGAGGGAAAGGGGGAATGGTTGATCGGTTATGCGAAAGAAAAGAGGGAAAGtgatggagagagaggaggggtaGATAAGAAAATTCAGTAGCAATCTCTTATTTTTAACGGAAGTTGTAGGGTGTATATTTAGACTTctgtaaaatagaaaaatatgatgaCTAAAATATTAAAGTATAGGGGCtgacaatgaaaaataataagaccGGCTAAAGCCACGTGCTCTATGAAAGATTTTTCTTTGGGATGAGTTGTTTCATCCTAGTTGGAGGATGATTATCCTTGATGGGGATTAGCTTTTCTGATCCAACATGGCCCATCCGTTGGTAACAGAATTTGTCAAAAATTGAGttaaaagggaaaagttagaaaaggaaaagcaGAACGCGCTGAGTGGGTAGTTTCGCGACAGATCATTTGGCCATTCGTCCATTTGCAATTTGCATCCTTGGGCTAccctgtaaaaaaaattaaatttaaacaacttttggctgaaatttaactattttacAGAATTAAACTTGTCCCAAATTGCAAACATCTAATTGTTGAACTTGATTATTAGTTGATTAGAGTACATTAGTATATGAATAAACAATGTCATTaacataaatacataaatatcaGGTAAACATAGCGTGTAGCCAAAGATGGATGTAATCCGATGCATCTTGTGAGTACATTCACACACAGGATATCATGTCTTCAACCTCAATACGCCTGCCCCAGTCAAAAGATTGTGTATAGTtgcatttttaaatcatttgcTAATATTCATATTAATATTGCGCTCCATGGAAATCCTTGGTCTTAGTAGGCCTTGCTCACCTCTAGACTGGATGATCAGGAGACATGAAGCCGACGAAATCGTCTGGTGGATGGAATATTCCCGTGCAGAAAGCGCAGTTATCTATCTTACCTGCATTCAAAATCTTCTTCAAACATGAGGAAGCAAGTAATATTGCACGTATTATTACCCCACTTTAGTAGGCGTGATTTGATTTAaacatcaatattttaaagtttaagtAAACAaccttaaattaaaatattatcgAACCTCGATAATTGTATTggttttaataaaattcatctcaAAATACAACTTGTACGAAgagtaaaaatatactaccttcgtttcatattgtaagtctaTCTAGCCTTGGCTGAAtttattcattgatgaatgcatataatttatatatgtgtctagattcattagcatctatacaAATCTAGGTAatactagaaagacttacattgtgaaacggagagagtatcaATAAGGAGTAAAGTTAACTATTCTCAATAGTTTATAGAGTAAAATGAGCCAAAAGTATTTTACGTGTTTAGTGATCCAATGGATTAGTTCAGGAGAGTAATGGATATTTTTCTAACTAAATTTTAAGGTATGTTGTACATATATTACCTGGGGATTCCAACTCTGCGCAGATAGTTACTCTATCAGGTCCATTCTCCCCGGACAATTCTGCAAAGAAAATGGATGGCTCACTGGTCCGATTTCCTTTCTTGGCTTTGAAATTGACATGATAATAGGCCTTCTGATCCTGTTTGTCGTACTCATGACGATCAAAACTGTGACTGTCTAGTGCTTCAAGATCATGAAGAAACAAACCCTATAAGAGAAGCAAAGAAGGTAGGAAGTTATTGGTATATTCCAACAGGAGTAATGTCCATTTATAAGttgattgatttgtttttttttgttaattggCACTAAGATTTTTCTCTATGCATCTATGGAGTACGCTCTTTGTTTGTTCACACCTACGTTTTCTAGATTGAGTATAACAAGAAAGTCATTGTTTAAAGTTGAATAAACTAGGTCCTCTCTGTTCCTAAGATATAAGGTACCCTTAATTTAAGAAAAGTAGACCCATATGACTTttgactaataaataaactagcaATGCATATGTTTAGCGCCATGCATGTAATATCattgtatttgtatttaaaagtattttcATTCGGTATTGATTTTGTAGTTATTGATAAtgtattataaaagaaattaaacgATTGCCCTGCATAGATTTGCGTAATCTAGCAATTCACGTAGAGTTAGATTTAATATACAAGAATTTCATGTGtggtaagaaaaaaatctgaccCATCAATTGCTTAGCCATGGAAATGATTTTACCTTAAGAATTATGGCTTGTATATAAGGAAGTgcaatatagttattttagattaaaaaactaGCAACTAATAAGCGAAATAGGCataacaaatatcaaacaaaaacTCTAGAGGTATGTGCACGTTAAGACAACAATTAAAGCATGGAAAGGACATGTCTAACACACTAAGGAAAATCCAAGTAATTTTCAACTAACCGGGTGGAGCTTGTTGTAATAAAACCGAGCTGCCTTCTCAGCGCATGTGTTGGTCTGGTCAGATCGTTTGAACGATCTATAGACCGAGCATCCTGGATCATTCTTGACGATAAAGCTCTGCTTTTCTGCTTCTTTCGCGAGCGATACAAAGTTCCTCATATCTCTGTGGAGCATTCATTTTTCAGAGGAAAAGATTAAACAACACATGTAAACGCTTAACAAGCAGGAGACAAAACTTATAAACTAGATAGGAACAAAAGCTTTGACTAGGTGTGATGGGGGTGTTTGTTGTCTCCTGACAAGCTTAAAAAGTTAATGCAATTTCTCGTACTCATGTAACATCAATTGACTATAAAACATACTGCTAACAAAGTAACAAGTAAAGTGGAGTAAAAAGAAGAATGtaactattatttttaataatatgcgACTTGTTAGAAAATAATCTAGAGTGTGCCCcttcaaaataataattactagCACATCTTGTATTCGAAGATCACATGGTTAAGGTAGCCTTTTAAATAGTTCAGTCAGATGGATTTAGTTCATTTGGATTCACCTGTAgcctaaaattttcaaaatataactgCACTTAATTCTTATAGGGGTAACATCTACAATGTGTCTGGCCTCCAATCTACAATGTAAAATCTAGTAGGTGATGCCTAAGTCTTAATTATCAATGTGATAATgacatcatttatttataagcACAGTGCTCACTCAGTTTTACAATATATCCATGAATATCAAGTGTagtaattaaaagaaaaaggtaaataCGAAATGACATATATAGAGGTATAACCTATTGCAGGGCAATCACAACCACtctcttttataataaattaaattaataggAAAACGTGAAATAGTGTAATAACTATGCTATAGATTTCTACCATGGAACAAAATAGCAGCAAAATGAATGTCTCAAATTCATTTTCAAGGAAAAATGCTATAGAAAGGCAAATCACAAACACTGTTGCAAAATCACATGCATGTTCAGTTATTCTGAGAACAAACTAgtaagcatttttttaaatggtgGACACaagttcagttttttttttctgagaaaaaaactagcaacattttaaaaaatcatagacACAATATAATACACGATGTTTTTAATAGATATtaagcatttttttataaaaaaatgatagatacaattttagttttttctaagaaaaaactggcaacatttttaaaaaaatcatagacaCAAtagaatagataatgtttttaatagatatttATTCATCTTACATTTGCATTTCTGTCATGTTTGTGGATCCCTAGACCCAACCAATCTACTTAGAATTAAGTCATgcccaaaagaaaatttcaaaacaaacTTATGGTCCTTTGCTAAGCAGAGTAATTGTTACgcctaataaataaactagataCCAGCATCAGAAATCTAGAGAGAGAACAATAGATTAGGAAGGAGTAAACAGTTAGCGTACCCCATGACAGATTCTTCTTCCAAGATCACCTGAAAATTTGTTGAAACAAGACATGGTCAAGAAATCAAAATTATCAATCCAACCTCAGGATCCCACAAATTGCACTCCAGAACAAATTGCACACTAGGAAAATAAGAACACCAGAATCACATTCTATTTCCTGATGAAATAGACATGGTCAGAGATTGTGAGAGAGATTAtatttctttctctccctACGCAATCAGTTACATCATTGTTGGcaactaaaacaaaattaacacTGTTTCTCATCATCATTATGGTTACAAAAAATCGTCTAAAAATGCGAAGAGAGAATTCTTCCCACGCTGGCTGTGCCATACAGCCTCTCCAGGTTCCAGTCAATTGAATAGTTTGATCTTGTGACATTTGCGAAAGGCTGATTCATGTGATTTGAGAAGGGATCGAAGAAACGGGCTTTCCAATAAACGATAAACGGCAGGCGACATGGAGAATGCCTTTTCGCCATCAATTCCTCTCAGGGCAACGATTCTACACACagtgaaaaattatatatattcattcagTGCTGcaacttttttaattattacatATACAGAAGtacttttatattataagacttttctgattttatctagattcatatatccATGTATATGTACATATGTGTGTCTAGATAAATGaacacatatgaatctagataaggcCAGAAAGccatataaaacaaagaaaataactTACATCTCCGAACCAAAATCGTACCTGGCGGGAAGAAAGAGCACGGGCGAGAAGATAATAAGGATGCGCGACGGAGGACAACGACGCACGCCTGGATCTGCGAGTTGGATCACCAGTCTGGTCGTTAGCCGAAAAAATTAGCAGAAGAGCAGAGACCTAGACGGACGGGATGGACGCCGGGATGAACAGGATCGGCCCCCTCCCACGGCGGTACTCACTgagggcgcggcgcgcgggtgGTGGCGTGGGGGActcgaggacgacgacggagtACGAGACTGCCGACGACGCGGGAGGGAAGGTCGAGGAAGACAGCgtggcgggcgggcgggcggcgatTTGCTCGAgcgcgccggcgctggcggcgaaagggaggagagcgcgaCGGACTACGCCAAGACGTGATTTCTATGGAAACCgtttcgcaaaaaaaaaatacgtggtttcttaaaaagtacttgaaaaatttaagaaatacttttaaaaaaacatgacctAAAAACTAATTGGACCACCTTTAGCAACTACTCCGTCCATCACGATGACAAACAcctatatttctaaattatttagcaGAGATTAACagttaaaaacaaaagaaataatctcttaataaataagtaatGAACTGAGGTAAAAGGTATCTtcggtaaaataaaaaaaattaaatgaaaagtaattgataagataaataatattataaataattctagaaatgcttatttttataagatttaaaaaagattatgtTTGAGGACGGTGGAAGAACAAAggaatttgatattttcttcaaatacttactttttttttataagattcagaaatatttattttttggaacgATTGTAAtggatttgttattttctacAAATACTTAGAAAATAAGATCCACGTATCAGAAATACGATGATGGGTATGACGACGAATATTGTATTTTGAGACAATGGGTAGTAAcaaatttgatatttcatATTACAGTGAATTTAAACGTGCATATGATCATATTAGGAATGGCAGTCGAGACATGGTGAGCACAAGTAATGAATACACATACCATAAACGCAAGATATCTTGTGTCCATGGGTATACATATTATCCGCATGTATCACGTACACATAGGTTTACCTATTTACCCATATATACATGAAAcaatagaatatttatataataaatattttacttatgGATTAGCTATCAATCACAATATCTTTTAAGCAATTTAAACATgaatttaacttaaaataatCATGGTTGTGTTCTTGAAAGattgtcttattttttaatagctaattaattatgtaaatgataaattaactgctataaagttaaaaatctattttagaaatgaaaGATGTTGAACTTctatttagaaatttttttaccaaaaaatacACGGTTTAGTAGTTTCAGAAATACACAAAAGCTGAGGAAAAACCTATTGAAAGTCTCGAGGCAAAGAACCCTCCATCCAGCTTGTAAATATCATTTATCATTATATCACTGCTATTATATCTGACCGCGCTCATCTCccaccaaatgatatatttataaataaaaaatattttttataaataatatatatatatatatatattcttagggATATTAAAGAGCTAATGGTGTAAAATAAACCGTAAACCCGCATGGGAATAGAGCCAGTACTGTTAACCCGTTATCTAGCTGGGTCTTGTAGTCACCCTGCGCGAGTCCCTCCGTCCGTCGTCTAGCTGGCAGCATCGCCCTTCCCacttcctcctccgctccaTCGCCCTCCCCGCATCGCCGACGTTGGGTTCGCTTCCCCCCCGgcatctctctcccctcccctagcttcttcctcttcttcccctttTCGTTTACGTCGTCCATATCGCCGCCGAGACGCCGCATGCATGCCGATGCCTGCCGATTTATtcctttctttatttttctttttggacgACCTAGGCACCAGCTAGCGCGATCCCCACCCGCGGCGTCTCAGGTCGTGCAAGATCCTCTTGCTTGATGCTTCTTGTGTCTTTCTTTGCTCGATCCGCGTGGCCCGATTTCAGCTGCAACTTGTGGGGTTTCTTGCGTGGGGGGATTTACAGGAAGCTTTATGTTCTTTTCTGTTCCCCACTCTTGTCTTCGTTCTAGCTTGCTTAGTTCTGCTGATTGGGTGGTGGTAAACTAGTAAAAAGATTAAGCATGCAGTCCCAGTAACTCTGGAAAGATTCCATTCTCCTGTAACGAATCTGTTGCCTGGAAGGCTTGGATTCAGAGAGTGAACGTTCTTGCTGGGCTCTATCCTGCAGAGACCGTACTGGCCTCGTGTGCCATTAATtgtcttgttttgtttgtttgtttgtttgttcgtTGGTTGGTTGCATGTGGGCTTTGATCTCATGTGTAATAACTCCAAAGGTTGTACCGGATGTTTGGTCTGCTGTAGAGAGCAGTAGTAAGTTATTAGTAGTAGATTGCAACAAAAGGTCATGTGTGGCCTGGTACGTGTGCTAACATAACTTTTGGGATAGGTACTACAATGTCGACACCACTGGGTGTCAACTTCGCAGCACTAGATCCTGTCCTGAATTTGGGGTACACGGATGATGGAGGCAGCACTTAAACTGTCAGATTTAGTAGCTGTAGTTCATGAGAGTTTTATTTGTTACCTGTAGAAcaaaatcgatttttttttgctgttacCTTTCTTTTTCCAAGATTATCCCTCCATTGCTTCATGTTTTAGGTTTGTTAACTTTTGTGGGCACTAGGTTGATTTGTCTGCTTGAACGTTACAATTATTATCTGGTAACCAAAATGGattaaattttgcatttctgtcataataaaaacataataactGAAACCTTTTTGCTGAAGGTAGTGAACAGAGTCGATAACTTCCATTGCCCAGCCTTCAAGATGATGAATTTCAACTTActtgtatataattttattgatgCTGCAGTCATGTAATGCACTATTTTCTTTATGGTAATTGAATTACTATCATATTCTGTTGTTTTCTTTAATGGGGAACTGCAAGGGATAACCTTACTGAAATCATGCTggttttatagaaatattgaACCCCGTGTTCCTTATTACAGGTAAAAGATGGTTACTTCATGAGGACTTCTCAAGGTCATAACCCCAACAATATGAAAGTTCGTTCTCAGAAGTCTCAGCCTTTAAACAAGAAGCCTCGTAAGTTCTGTGACACTGTTGAGGTACACATTGTTGATGATGATAGTGATGGTGATGAAAATATCCACAAGGATTACTCAATGGAAGACACATCAAAGCAGCTTATCATGTACAATCCTGAGATCGCGTATGACAAACAGGGGGAAGCTGAAGTTACTGAGCCTATAGATGAGGATAATTCACTGAACCAAAGATTCATGAAGCCAAGACATAGATATAACACTGTTTTACCATCTATTGGTGCTTATACTGTGCAATGTGCTCGCTGCTTCAAATGGAGGATCATCCCAACAAAAGAGAAATATGAAGAGCTGCGTGAGAATATTTATCAGGATGTTTTTGTATGTGAAAGGACTAGTGAATGGAACCGTATTATATCGTGTGTTGATCCTGAAGACATATCACAGGATGGAAGTAGGCTGTGGGCAATTGATAAGGGAAACATTTCCCAGACTCCTCCTGGATGGGATAGGGAGGTCAGAATCAGGGGAGAGGGCTGCAGCAAGTTTGCAGATGTGTATGTCACTGTTTCCTTTGTTGGCGTTTCCTTATTTGGATATGAAACTTCTTCTATATGTGCCTAATAGAATctgcatataattttattgatgCTGCAGTCATGTAATGCACTATTTTCTTTATGGTAATTGAATTACTATCATATTCTGTTGTTTCCTTTGTTGGCGTTTCCTTATTTGGATATGAAACTTCTTCTATATGTGCCTAATAGAATCTGCATGTTAACTGTGGCATGTTGGTACTACGGATTTCTCTCTTGGCCAGCTGCTAAGATTAGTTACACTTTCTAAATAATTAGTGTGCTCTTTCAGGTGTATTCATTCTAATTACTATTTGTATCAGATATGATT contains the following coding sequences:
- the LOC102708445 gene encoding methyl-CpG-binding domain-containing protein 2-like isoform X1; protein product: MHADACRFIPFFIFLFGRPRHQLARSPPAASQVKDGYFMRTSQGHNPNNMKVRSQKSQPLNKKPRKFCDTVEVHIVDDDSDGDENIHKDYSMEDTSKQLIMYNPEIAYDKQGEAEVTEPIDEDNSLNQRFMKPRHRYNTVLPSIGAYTVQCARCFKWRIIPTKEKYEELRENIYQDVFVCERTSEWNRIISCVDPEDISQDGSRLWAIDKGNISQTPPGWDREVRIRGEGCSKFADVYYTSPSGKKLRSLVEIGRYLAENPHFIKEGVNLTQFSFATPKPLQEDYVRKHTYAAAPESPDLLETAQVDPLCWAAPPTCNELLGSSTSGPVDFSQSEVSNPVDLHQPKGAAPLPPHTKKKTKRGRVSARKRRSTPPGSSNDQSGGCVSDIGHVLL
- the LOC102708445 gene encoding methyl-CpG-binding domain-containing protein 2-like isoform X3 is translated as MVKDGYFMRTSQGHNPNNMKVRSQKSQPLNKKPRKFCDTVEVHIVDDDSDGDENIHKDYSMEDTSKQLIMYNPEIAYDKQGEAEVTEPIDEDNSLNQRFMKPRHRYNTVLPSIGAYTVQCARCFKWRIIPTKEKYEELRENIYQDVFVCERTSEWNRIISCVDPEDISQDGSRLWAIDKGNISQTPPGWDREVRIRGEGCSKFADVYYTSPSGKKLRSLVEIGRYLAENPHFIKEGVNLTQFSFATPKPLQEDYVRKHTYAAAPESPDLLETAQVDPLCWAAPPTCNELLGSSTSGPVDFSQSEVSNPVDLHQPKGAAPLPPHTKKKTKRGRVSARKRRSTPPGSSNDQSGGCVSDIGHVLL
- the LOC102708445 gene encoding uncharacterized protein LOC102708445 isoform X2; its protein translation is MHADACRFIPFFIFLFGRPRHQLARSPPAASQVKDGYFMRTSQGHNPNNMKVRSQKSQPLNKKPRKFCDTVEVHIVDDDSDGDENIHKDYSMEDTSKQLIMYNPEIAYDKQGEAEVTEPIDEDNSLNQRFMKPRHRYNTVLPSIGAYTVQCARCFKWRIIPTKEKYEELRENIYQDVFVCERTSEWNRIISCVDPEDISQDGSRLWAIDKGNISQTPPGWDREVRIRGEGCSKFADVYYTSPSGKKLRSLVEIGRYLAENPHFIKEGVNLTQFSFATPKPLQEDYVRKHTYAAAPESPDLLETAQGPVDFSQSEVSNPVDLHQPKGAAPLPPHTKKKTKRGRVSARKRRSTPPGSSNDQSGGCVSDIGHVLL
- the LOC102708445 gene encoding methyl-CpG-binding domain-containing protein 2-like isoform X4, whose product is MRTSQGHNPNNMKVRSQKSQPLNKKPRKFCDTVEVHIVDDDSDGDENIHKDYSMEDTSKQLIMYNPEIAYDKQGEAEVTEPIDEDNSLNQRFMKPRHRYNTVLPSIGAYTVQCARCFKWRIIPTKEKYEELRENIYQDVFVCERTSEWNRIISCVDPEDISQDGSRLWAIDKGNISQTPPGWDREVRIRGEGCSKFADVYYTSPSGKKLRSLVEIGRYLAENPHFIKEGVNLTQFSFATPKPLQEDYVRKHTYAAAPESPDLLETAQVDPLCWAAPPTCNELLGSSTSGPVDFSQSEVSNPVDLHQPKGAAPLPPHTKKKTKRGRVSARKRRSTPPGSSNDQSGGCVSDIGHVLL